A stretch of Gymnodinialimonas phycosphaerae DNA encodes these proteins:
- a CDS encoding DUF1203 domain-containing protein, whose amino-acid sequence MARLDITETRITTDGFAASYVHTQVCNGVIIATQSGDRRIDHAARGALEDLYPDRGNTMFNVDPLGKVGGSTDWTTQQVPAACFPQHPGRAKPCSAASSEQSQPEPPMSYRITGLSHALFAPLFGKSDAELAMLGVERVIADAPSCYPDRITMRDADAGETLLLLNHQHQPANSPYQSSHAIYVIEGATDTYDAVDEIPPVMAHRLLSLRGFNTADKIEDGRVVPGAEADATIRDMLRNNKIRYIHAHNAGHGCYSGLITRA is encoded by the coding sequence GTGGCTCGCCTTGATATCACCGAAACCCGCATCACAACGGATGGTTTCGCGGCGTCTTACGTGCATACTCAGGTCTGCAACGGCGTCATCATTGCCACCCAATCCGGGGACCGTCGCATCGACCACGCCGCGCGGGGTGCGCTGGAAGACCTCTACCCGGACCGAGGAAACACGATGTTCAACGTCGATCCCTTGGGCAAGGTCGGCGGCAGCACTGACTGGACAACCCAGCAGGTGCCAGCGGCCTGTTTCCCGCAACATCCGGGTCGCGCGAAACCATGCTCTGCGGCATCTTCGGAGCAGTCACAACCGGAGCCCCCCATGTCCTACCGCATCACCGGGCTCTCGCACGCCCTCTTCGCCCCCCTCTTCGGCAAGTCCGACGCCGAACTGGCCATGCTTGGCGTCGAGCGTGTCATCGCCGATGCGCCCAGTTGCTACCCCGACCGCATCACGATGCGCGACGCCGACGCTGGCGAAACGCTCCTGCTGCTGAACCACCAACATCAACCGGCAAACTCCCCCTACCAATCCAGCCATGCGATCTACGTGATCGAAGGCGCGACAGACACCTACGACGCCGTCGATGAAATCCCACCCGTCATGGCGCACCGCCTTCTGTCCCTGCGCGGCTTCAATACCGCCGACAAGATCGAAGACGGCCGCGTTGTGCCGGGCGCCGAGGCTGATGCAACGATCCGCGACATGCTGCGTAACAACAAGATCCGCTACATCCATGCCCATAACGCAGGCCACGGGTGCTATTCGGGCCTCATCACACGCGCCTGA
- a CDS encoding c-type cytochrome: MTRGILLAAALAATPVTAAAQDVDLETGAALFADNCAACHGAEAHGDGPAAVGLSTQPADLTRIADRRDGVWPIFEVMSIIDGYTQATTPRDDMPILSALTEGPIIELTADNGLTTEVPANLLAVADYLESIQSPPPERYVP, encoded by the coding sequence ATGACACGCGGCATCCTCCTCGCCGCCGCGTTGGCGGCAACCCCGGTGACCGCCGCCGCGCAGGACGTCGATCTGGAAACCGGTGCCGCCCTCTTCGCGGACAACTGCGCCGCCTGCCACGGCGCCGAAGCCCATGGCGACGGCCCCGCTGCAGTCGGGCTTTCCACCCAACCCGCCGACCTGACCCGCATCGCCGATCGGCGCGATGGCGTTTGGCCGATCTTCGAGGTCATGTCGATCATCGACGGCTACACCCAAGCCACCACGCCCCGCGACGACATGCCGATCCTCTCCGCCCTCACCGAAGGCCCGATTATCGAGCTTACAGCCGACAACGGCCTCACCACGGAAGTGCCCGCGAACCTTCTGGCCGTGGCGGATTACCTCGAAAGCATCCAGTCCCCGCCACCGGAACGCTACGTGCCATGA
- a CDS encoding 50S ribosomal protein L25/general stress protein Ctc — MAGEIPDLIAEARTGTGKGAARQARREGNVPGIVYGGGADPLAINIPFNVLFKRLKDGRFLSTLFNLKVEGQEDVRVICRNVQRDVVKDLPTHVDFMRLKRTSKVSLFIPVEVVGEAECPAIKKGGVLTMVRPEVELRVTAGDIPEQITIDLTGLEIGDTVTISSVELPAGAVATIDRDFVIANLTAPSGLVSAENEADDEDAPAADEVPAAGDEKE, encoded by the coding sequence ATGGCTGGTGAGATTCCTGATCTTATCGCTGAGGCACGGACGGGGACAGGCAAGGGGGCCGCTCGTCAAGCACGCCGTGAAGGTAACGTGCCCGGTATCGTATATGGTGGCGGCGCTGACCCGCTGGCGATCAACATCCCCTTCAACGTGCTGTTCAAGCGCCTGAAAGACGGTCGTTTCCTTTCGACCCTGTTCAACCTGAAGGTTGAGGGCCAGGAAGACGTCCGCGTGATCTGCCGCAACGTGCAGCGCGATGTCGTCAAGGACCTGCCGACCCACGTGGACTTCATGCGCCTCAAGCGCACGTCCAAGGTCAGCCTGTTCATCCCGGTCGAGGTTGTGGGCGAAGCCGAATGCCCCGCCATCAAGAAGGGTGGCGTGTTGACGATGGTCCGCCCCGAGGTAGAGCTGCGCGTGACCGCGGGTGACATCCCCGAGCAGATCACCATCGACCTCACTGGTCTGGAAATCGGCGACACCGTCACGATCTCCTCGGTCGAGCTGCCCGCAGGGGCCGTGGCCACCATCGACCGCGACTTCGTGATCGCCAACCTGACAGCGCCCTCTGGCCTTGTCAGCGCCGAGAACGAAGCCGACGACGAAGATGCACCGGCAGCGGACGAAGTGCCTGCCGCAGGCGACGAAAAAGAGTAA
- a CDS encoding MFS transporter yields the protein MSILSALSLSRRPLVAFMIVGTFWGSFAAQVPVLKAGIGADDALFGLILLGTSLGLVATMWMAPLFDRLLGAWAMPVAGCLFAAVALGPALAASPLLFFVAMVLAGYCSGILDVVMNARVSELEARHNRSLMNANHAMFSVAYAISAVMTGFAREAGWNPAQIFGVVAVAIVLMALPLKMAVEPVDHEARRANRFPWGLVVLCGAIVLVAFFVEATVEAWSALHIERTLGGRAAEGAFGPAVLGLTMAVGRFSGQALTERFSEHAIIVIGTAMASVGALIAAAAVSPLTAYVGFGAMGLGIAAVGPVGLAIVGRMVRPEHRTAAVARAAMIGFMGFVLAPSLMGFVSGAVGLRWAFAAVAAVALIAPLLAAYLRRRYSQSP from the coding sequence ATGTCCATTCTATCCGCCCTCTCCTTGTCCCGCCGCCCGCTGGTCGCCTTCATGATCGTGGGCACCTTCTGGGGCAGTTTTGCCGCGCAAGTCCCTGTTCTGAAAGCGGGAATTGGGGCCGATGACGCGTTGTTCGGCTTGATCCTTCTGGGCACTTCCCTTGGTTTGGTTGCAACCATGTGGATGGCGCCGTTGTTCGACCGCCTGTTGGGCGCCTGGGCGATGCCGGTCGCGGGGTGCCTTTTCGCCGCCGTGGCCCTTGGTCCCGCGCTCGCAGCATCGCCGCTGTTGTTCTTTGTGGCGATGGTGCTGGCGGGCTACTGCTCGGGCATTCTGGATGTGGTGATGAACGCCCGCGTGTCAGAGTTGGAGGCGCGCCACAACCGCAGCCTGATGAATGCAAACCACGCCATGTTTTCAGTGGCCTACGCGATATCTGCCGTGATGACCGGCTTCGCGCGCGAGGCTGGGTGGAACCCTGCGCAGATCTTCGGTGTGGTGGCCGTGGCGATCGTGCTCATGGCGCTGCCGCTGAAAATGGCAGTGGAGCCTGTCGATCACGAGGCGCGCCGCGCCAACCGATTCCCCTGGGGTTTGGTGGTGTTGTGCGGTGCCATCGTGCTGGTCGCCTTCTTCGTAGAGGCCACGGTTGAGGCCTGGTCGGCCTTGCATATCGAGCGCACGCTGGGCGGCCGCGCCGCCGAGGGCGCGTTCGGCCCGGCGGTTCTGGGTCTGACGATGGCGGTAGGGCGCTTCTCGGGTCAGGCCTTGACGGAGCGGTTCAGCGAGCATGCGATCATCGTGATCGGCACCGCGATGGCCAGCGTGGGCGCGCTGATTGCGGCGGCGGCTGTGTCGCCGTTGACGGCCTATGTCGGTTTTGGGGCCATGGGGTTGGGCATTGCAGCGGTCGGCCCGGTGGGCCTTGCGATCGTGGGCCGGATGGTGCGGCCCGAGCATCGGACCGCTGCAGTCGCCCGCGCCGCCATGATCGGCTTCATGGGGTTCGTGCTGGCCCCGTCCTTGATGGGTTTTGTGTCCGGCGCAGTCGGCCTGCGGTGGGCGTTCGCCGCGGTCGCGGCGGTGGCGCTTATCGCGCCGCTTCTCGCCGCCTACCTTCGGCGGCGCTATTCCCAATCGCCCTGA
- the trpA gene encoding tryptophan synthase subunit alpha: MTRIDDTFARLQASDKKAFVSYIMAGDPDYDTSLAVMRGLPAAGVDIIELGVPFTDPMADGATIQLAGQRALDGGMTLEKTLQMARDFRTGDTTTPIVLMGYYNPIYSRGVDAFLVAAKDAGIDGLIVVDLPPEEDEELCIPAQAAGLNFIRLATPTTDDKRLPKVLTNTSGFVYYVSITGITGAAAAQATDVAPEVARIKAATDIPVIVGFGITTPEAAENIAGVADGCVVGSAIVAQIADGKPVEDVLAFVKTLSDGAHRA; encoded by the coding sequence ATGACCCGTATCGACGACACCTTCGCGCGCCTCCAAGCTTCTGATAAAAAGGCGTTCGTTTCCTACATCATGGCCGGCGATCCGGATTACGATACCTCGCTTGCGGTCATGCGCGGTCTGCCCGCTGCGGGCGTCGATATCATCGAGTTGGGCGTGCCCTTCACTGACCCCATGGCCGATGGCGCCACCATCCAGCTTGCGGGGCAACGGGCGCTCGACGGGGGCATGACGCTGGAGAAGACCCTGCAAATGGCCCGTGACTTCCGGACTGGTGACACCACCACGCCCATCGTTCTGATGGGCTACTACAACCCGATATATTCCCGTGGCGTTGACGCCTTCCTTGTGGCCGCCAAGGACGCGGGCATTGACGGCCTCATCGTCGTCGATCTGCCGCCTGAAGAGGATGAAGAGCTCTGCATCCCCGCCCAGGCCGCTGGCCTCAATTTCATTCGTCTCGCCACCCCCACCACCGACGACAAGCGCCTGCCCAAGGTGCTGACCAACACGTCGGGCTTCGTCTATTATGTCTCGATTACCGGCATTACCGGTGCCGCAGCTGCCCAGGCGACGGATGTCGCCCCCGAGGTTGCCCGCATCAAGGCCGCGACAGACATTCCCGTCATCGTAGGCTTCGGCATCACCACGCCCGAGGCTGCCGAGAACATCGCAGGCGTCGCCGACGGCTGCGTGGTTGGCTCCGCCATCGTGGCGCAAATCGCAGATGGCAAGCCGGTTGAAGACGTATTGGCCTTCGTGAAAACGCTGTCGGACGGGGCACATCGGGCATGA
- a CDS encoding alpha-hydroxy acid oxidase yields MPPITEIEDLKRIYKRRVPKMFYDYAESGSWTEQTFRENSSDFDQIRLRQRIARDMDGRTTAGKMVGQDVSMPVALAPVGLTGMQSADGEIKAARAAERFGVPYTLSTMSICSIEDVAEHTQKPFWFQVYTLKDDDFMKRLFARAKAAGCTSLVITVDLQIMGQRHKDIKNGLSAPPKLTAKSIANMATKVPWGLEMLGTKRRFFGNIVGHAKGVTDPGSLSSWTAEAFDPSLNWERIKEFRSWWDGPVILKGILDADDAKEAINVGADAIVVSNHGGRQLDGALSSIRMLPTIMDAVGDKIEVHLDSGIRSGQDVLKALAMGATGTMIGRAYVYGLGARGQQGVTDALEVIQKELSTSMGLCGERDVANLSRDNLLIPKGFQGDWE; encoded by the coding sequence ATGCCCCCCATCACCGAGATCGAAGACCTCAAGCGGATCTACAAACGCCGCGTGCCGAAGATGTTCTACGACTATGCGGAATCGGGCAGTTGGACCGAGCAGACGTTCCGCGAGAATTCCAGCGATTTCGACCAGATCCGCCTGCGCCAACGCATCGCGCGCGATATGGACGGGCGCACGACGGCGGGCAAGATGGTGGGCCAGGACGTTTCCATGCCCGTGGCGTTGGCGCCCGTGGGGCTTACCGGCATGCAATCCGCAGACGGAGAGATCAAGGCCGCCCGCGCGGCCGAGCGTTTCGGCGTGCCCTATACACTATCCACCATGTCCATCTGCTCTATCGAAGATGTCGCAGAGCATACCCAGAAACCCTTCTGGTTTCAGGTCTATACCCTGAAGGACGACGACTTCATGAAGCGGCTGTTCGCCCGCGCCAAGGCGGCGGGCTGCACGTCGCTGGTTATTACCGTGGACCTGCAAATCATGGGTCAGCGGCACAAGGACATCAAGAACGGCCTCTCTGCCCCGCCCAAACTGACGGCGAAATCCATCGCCAACATGGCCACGAAAGTGCCCTGGGGGCTGGAGATGCTGGGGACCAAACGGCGATTTTTCGGCAATATCGTGGGCCACGCCAAGGGCGTGACGGACCCCGGCTCTCTGTCGTCGTGGACCGCAGAGGCCTTCGATCCCTCCCTCAATTGGGAGCGGATCAAGGAGTTCCGCAGCTGGTGGGACGGCCCGGTGATCCTGAAAGGCATCCTGGACGCGGACGACGCAAAAGAAGCGATCAACGTGGGCGCTGACGCCATCGTCGTGTCCAACCACGGCGGGCGGCAGTTGGACGGCGCCTTGTCCTCGATCCGCATGTTGCCCACGATCATGGACGCCGTGGGCGACAAGATCGAGGTGCATCTCGATAGCGGCATCCGCTCGGGCCAGGACGTGCTGAAGGCACTGGCCATGGGGGCCACGGGCACGATGATCGGGCGGGCGTACGTCTATGGCTTGGGCGCGCGCGGGCAGCAGGGCGTGACCGACGCGCTGGAGGTGATCCAGAAGGAATTGTCCACCTCCATGGGCCTGTGCGGGGAACGCGACGTCGCCAACCTCAGCCGGGACAACCTTCTGATCCCGAAAGGGTTTCAGGGCGATTGGGAATAG
- a CDS encoding magnesium transporter yields the protein MPDTLHDGDALNLDVAASHMVTRIPRVRAEATVDSVLELLRGQVFQCADTIFVVDPQDRLLGIVRINDLFSDGTRLIQDIMVPEHEAVALGDDQEEIASLAIRLNMIAVPVVDWDQKLVGAVPPEALFRILRDEHMEDLQRFAGIAAHDDGPDAALDAPLFNRFSRRLPWLVFGLLASSLITVVMVGFEHTLSSNVSVAFFVPALVYIAGAIGTQAVSVSVRGLSVGEVDIGALLRDELIIGSAIGTALGSLAGLAVMIFFGDVILAVAVGLAVLAGGTVSAVVGFGLPWVFKRFGSDPALGSGPICTIIQDVTSLFIYFALVSLLVL from the coding sequence ATGCCGGATACGCTGCACGACGGGGACGCCCTCAACCTGGATGTCGCCGCATCACACATGGTCACGCGGATCCCGCGCGTCCGTGCAGAAGCCACTGTCGACAGCGTTCTGGAGCTGTTGCGCGGACAAGTCTTCCAATGTGCCGATACGATCTTCGTGGTTGATCCCCAGGATCGCCTTCTGGGCATCGTTCGCATCAATGATCTGTTTTCCGACGGGACGCGTCTGATCCAAGACATCATGGTGCCAGAACATGAAGCGGTCGCGCTTGGGGACGATCAGGAAGAGATCGCGTCCCTCGCAATCCGTCTCAACATGATCGCGGTGCCTGTGGTCGACTGGGATCAGAAACTCGTCGGCGCGGTTCCACCAGAAGCGCTGTTCCGCATCCTGCGGGACGAACATATGGAGGATCTTCAGCGCTTCGCAGGCATCGCGGCCCATGACGACGGTCCCGATGCCGCATTGGACGCTCCCCTGTTCAACCGGTTCTCTAGGCGTCTGCCCTGGCTGGTCTTCGGCCTGTTGGCGTCTTCGCTGATAACGGTCGTGATGGTCGGCTTCGAGCACACGCTTTCGTCGAATGTGTCGGTGGCGTTTTTCGTGCCCGCTCTGGTCTACATCGCCGGGGCCATCGGCACGCAAGCGGTTTCGGTCTCTGTCCGGGGCTTGTCGGTCGGAGAGGTCGACATTGGGGCGCTGCTTCGGGACGAGTTGATTATCGGATCTGCGATCGGGACCGCGCTGGGGTCGTTGGCCGGTCTGGCCGTGATGATCTTCTTTGGTGACGTCATTCTGGCCGTGGCCGTTGGTCTTGCCGTCCTTGCGGGCGGAACGGTTTCTGCGGTTGTCGGGTTTGGCCTTCCCTGGGTGTTCAAGAGGTTCGGATCAGATCCAGCGCTTGGAAGTGGTCCGATCTGCACCATCATTCAGGATGTCACGAGCCTGTTCATCTATTTCGCATTGGTCAGCTTACTGGTGTTATGA
- a CDS encoding potassium channel family protein produces the protein MLSQLMLGSVITLVSLVGAAMVWWVLNEVLLWMEPWLRRPPKPAKSFVVIFMVVLSTMTMMTMGVWLWAIVFASMSVFGSMEEAVYYSLVAYTTLGLGDVVVPQDERLLGGMTGANGFLMFGLMTAMLTDTLRHVRRVQHNLRD, from the coding sequence ATGCTTAGCCAACTGATGCTTGGTTCCGTTATCACCCTCGTTTCACTGGTTGGGGCCGCCATGGTCTGGTGGGTTCTCAACGAGGTATTGCTGTGGATGGAGCCTTGGCTGCGCCGCCCTCCGAAGCCCGCCAAGTCGTTCGTCGTGATCTTCATGGTTGTGCTGTCTACGATGACCATGATGACCATGGGCGTGTGGCTATGGGCCATTGTTTTCGCCAGCATGTCAGTCTTCGGCTCGATGGAAGAAGCCGTTTACTATTCCCTTGTCGCCTACACGACCCTGGGTCTTGGCGACGTGGTCGTCCCCCAGGATGAGCGGCTGTTGGGCGGCATGACCGGGGCGAACGGTTTTCTGATGTTTGGCCTGATGACTGCGATGCTGACAGATACGCTGCGCCATGTCCGACGCGTGCAGCACAATTTACGCGACTAG